The Brachypodium distachyon strain Bd21 chromosome 4, Brachypodium_distachyon_v3.0, whole genome shotgun sequence nucleotide sequence tccaagTACAGTAGTACTTGAACTGACACGACGGATTGTACTGCTCCTTCTCATGACTCCACAGGATCCTACTACAAAGACGGCTGGAGAGCGCGACCGACCCGTCGCGGGACGACGTGACGATCTTTGTTTGATTCGGTAATTAACCCCCCATCGTGATCAAATATCGTCGTTTATTACGAGAAATTGTTTATCCTTCCACCCACCACAGTCGACCACACCTCATCACGTACGTACCTCAGCTTGCTCCAGAACAAAGGAAGGAAGCACTTTAACTACTACACAGCCTGAGCCAGTGCTGATGCGTGTGTTAACAACTTAACACCCAGCAGAGGAAAGCGACTGGCTACCTACCTAGGTACTCGGAGTAGTGCTCCACCTTTGCTAGCCGGATCGAGCTCGAGGAGGAGCTAGCGAGAGCGTAGTAGCTCGTACGTCATGGGCAAGTGCCTGGGAAAGACCGGCGTGCAGCCGCGGCGCCGGtcttcgtcgtcttcttcggtCGAGGTTGCCGCGTACCTGACGCTGCGCAGCGGGCGGCGCGTGCCGGCAGCCAGCGGCGGCAGCCCCAGGCGGCGACATCACCGGCGGGGCGGACGGCGCTGCTGCGGCGAgccgggcggcgccgcctcttctccggcgaggcaGCGGCGTCGACGCCGGGTTCTTGCTGCAGCTTCGTCGTCGCAGGACGGCAAggaagagggcgaggagagTACTCctggcgtcgtcgtcgtcccggACGAAGGCTGCAGCGTCAGGTAAATCAAATTGCTTCGCTTTTATACCTATCTAGTCCTACACTCTTCGTGCGTGAatccaaagtccaaacaacTTTAGTTCTCTCCCGAATTTCCCGAATTTTGAATTGAGTTAATGAGTTTTCTTCAATCTGCAGGCACGCCACGGCCACGCCCGTCTCCGGCGAGGCGACGAGTACGAAACGCGGCCgccacgacgccgccgtcgccgcgcccccggcggAAGTGGAGATGGAGGCGTTCTTCGCGGCGGCCGAGCTCGCGGAGCGCCGGCGATTCGCGGAGACGTACGTCGTCGTCCCTTGAGCACTGATCTCCTACTGTACCATAATTAGCTAGCCGGCCGGCGTAATTCCTTTCCAGCGCAcgctaattaattaacacgAGCTGCATGCTGCTTCTCGCAGGTACAATTACGACATCACCCTGGACCGCCCGCTGGAAGGCCGCTTCGAGTGGTCGCCGGCGAATTCCACTTGAAGCAACAACAGGACCGGTAAACCGGCCGCGGGGGGTGAAGCTGTCAATTCACAGTCCATGAGAAATGGGCTGTGATCGAATTAATTGACTAGTTGACCACTGCACTGCTTCTCTAATTAATAACTTGTTGTTATGATAAGTAGTCATTGGCTAATCACTAGTGCTACCATCTCTGGTAAATTAATCTATGTATAGCAAATTAGCAATTGATGGTAGGAATGATTGTGATGATGAACTAATTATTGGAGGAAGCTTATGATGAATGAGCTCCACTTTCTTTGCTAATTTGATTTCGCCCGGTAAATTAATTTCAGctcttcacaaaaattatTTTCAGTTCAGCCCCTTTTATATATTATGGTCATAATTATGGAGGAAATGTGTCTATGCGagttaatttcttttctgttgcaaataaataaaaaaaaggagggaaaAAACTGACATTTATTTTGCAATGTGATCTGTCCTTGTGTCATATAGTTAATCTTCCGAGTTTGTACTGTATTTCCCATCCAGGAAGAGTTGGAATTTACTGCAGGAGCTAGCCAGCAGTAAGTAATTCACTACAAATTGTTGAAATTGGAAACATGCCAAGAATCTCACTGACATGTGAATGTAGTCTTGGCTtcaagccatgcatgtatgcaagtCAGATCGACAGTGTGTTTTGTTCCTTTCCAGATTTTGTTCCGACTTATTGCTGTTCCCGATTTGTACGACGAGATGGCTTATACGCGCGTACGTGTACACCGTACAAGCAGTGTACACGCACACGCACATGCATGGAGCATTTATTCAGgctttgcatgcatggagcATTTATTCAGGCTTTGTGAGTAATTTGATGCagatatatgcatgcatggagcaTTTATTCAGGCTTTGCATGAGGCAGCAGTGCTGTGCATCCATAACTTGGGTGCCATTCTTTTTCTCCCTTTTCCAGTCTATCTTTAGATCTCTCATTCTTTTCCCTCTTATTCCACCTTATGTTTTAGGACGTGTAACCTTTTTAGTTGGGTGAAAAATGGTGGAAAAGGGTTGAAAAGTTCATTTAAACATCAGCCTCCTTGTCGACTAAAAGTACAATCATGACATATTTAACTGCATGCCCATCTCTTAAGTCCATGCTAATTTCTtttgatttccttttcttaaaataaaattgtatGTAGCAATCACAATTTTTCTCTTCATTTTTTCAGCATGTCGTAAGATTAACGTTTCTGAAACGAGGAGTACATTGCTTAAAGGGGGAGACTAGAGCGAATAGGTAGATTTCAATGCCCTGATGTTGGGGATTAATTGTATATATTCTACTTGAGTCTCTATAATAACAATTACAACATATGCATGTCTGATTTTACATTGTTAACTGACCCTCTATTATTACCTGTACCCTGCATGTGCCTTTGCCATGAACTAAACCTACACCACCTTAACTCGTGTTAAAAGCCTACACTACTTAACTCATGTTAAAAGAGGGTCAAAAGCACACATCAGATCACCACATCTGGTTGTTGGGGTGCATAATTGcaacaagcaaaagaaaaaccacCAAAAGGGCAGCAAAAATACAAAAGAGATGGAATCTCTTGCACTTTTTCTGAGGGGCCTTAATCATTTGTTGCACTTGGGACCCTTATCCCTTTGGCACTTGCACTTAAATTATGTGTCCATTTGAGTACAAATCAAGATTAATTAAGATGGAGGTCAATTAAGCTAAAGTGGCTGTCCTTGTTATGAACCACCCTCCATATGCGAGGCATGCAATTGGACTAGGGTTTGTGCTTTGGATCTGGTGCTCAGCTGCTGGATGCATTGTTTGGTAGGAGCCAAGAGATGTGGACTATCAAGTGGTGGTATATTCCTAGCACGTACTAATCTGTTGGAGAATTGCCAGCTTCCTAAACCACTAGAATAAGCTAGGGATATCATATATCCACTCTTCACTTCTTTCCTCCGAGGCATGTATGCATGTCCAGTCTACCGACCGACTTATATATAACTGACTGATATTTTAACAAATACTTCTCCTGCTCCAAGATATATACATGACAATTTACTCATGTCTTCGAGACGCGAATTTGATGGTCATGTCTTTTTTAGGGTAATTTGATGGTTATTTTCTGTGTGAATATCTTAGTAAaagaatttttaaaaatgCAGCACAGTAAGGTATCATTAGAAACCAAATGATGCTATCTTTATTTGACTAAtcacaaaaatattttattaaaTGGATAAGTTGCAAGCTATGACATCATATGCATGCTTCCAATACTCATGTATATATAAGATTGCTCATGCTCTTGGTTGCGTGCAATGATCGATGCATATTATAGGCCGGATGTCAGATTTCTCTACAAAACATGTGAGTACACACTTTGTTCCCTTGGATTCCAACAGGTGACAGAAGGAAAAGGATATGCTGCATATGCTATACTGAAAAAATGGAATATCTGCATGGCctttttgcttcttttctccATTGGATCTCTCTGGTATGGATTCCCCAAGAAAGATATGCAGTGCGCCAGCAATGTGCACGTGAGGGAGCGTGAGAGGAATGATGGAAGAAGGTACATGGAGAGTACATACAACCTGGTGCAAAGCATATCTCACAAATCACTGTAGACTGtagaggaggggggggggggagatcAGGGCTTTACTGTGGGGCCACCATGTAAGTAGGAGATGGCCGGCATCTTTCTCTGCCTCGGGATCCGAAATGGAATATACAAGTGACAGATTAGACACATCCTCTCTCCTTTAAGGACAAGCGAGATCAATTGTTTTTGGAGGCACTCGATGGATGTAGTCCATtggtggatgatgatgattatgAATATATAAATTTAAGAAAAGGATTCAGGGTTTTTCAAAAGCTCAAACACATCGCCCATGGTGTGGTGATGGGAGCAATTTATAATGGGAAAATTGGGAGCTTTTGGTTGTGCATCTTTGTAGacaaatatgaatttaaaGCACTTTTCTTCTTAAAGCATGTCAAGAAAGATGTACTGTGTGGTTTAGTGAACTGAACTTGGTTGGAAACTTGAGACTCGTTTTCTCCGCACTGTTTCCTCGTCCCGTTCCTCCTTCCAACCTAGATGCTCATCCGTGCTGTCGTTATTTGCAGCCCTCAAGGTTAGTCGTGCCcgcttttttccttttttctgattcattttctttcttccattatcctttgcttc carries:
- the LOC106866585 gene encoding cyclin-dependent kinase inhibitor 3, coding for MGKCLGKTGVQPRRRSSSSSSVEVAAYLTLRSGRRVPAASGGSPRRRHHRRGGRRCCGEPGGAASSPARQRRRRRVLAAASSSQDGKEEGEESTPGVVVVPDEGCSVRHATATPVSGEATSTKRGRHDAAVAAPPAEVEMEAFFAAAELAERRRFAETYNYDITLDRPLEGRFEWSPANST